The Raphanus sativus cultivar WK10039 chromosome 2, ASM80110v3, whole genome shotgun sequence DNA segment aatgttttgtttttaaattgcAATAATATAGTTTTCAATGATCCCAACTTTATACGTTACTATGAAGTTTTTCACACTACATCAGAGCATTTTACattcttaatttatttgatgtttttagTTAAAAGCCAATCTCACACACAGAACCGTTCTAATTTTTAACACCTAACACAAATTgattatataaatgattatataaatgattatttaaatacaagacaagataatttaaatttaaatacataacataTTTTTGTGTGTCTGAAATAACTAATTTGAGAATAATGACGAAAATAattgaggaaaagaaaaaacaggaACGTGTTTGTATTTTTCTACACTCATGTaaggaaaattcaaaaaaaccTCTACACTACTGACACACAACACTTTCACACCTTTTCTTCGCCTTCTCTCTACCGTTTCCTCTCTCTCGTTTCGTTTCAGTTTCCACCCTTTATTATTAATGTCAAAACCGTAGTAAGCAGCTTTGCGCGATTccgagaagaaaaaaaacctaaaatcaAATCAATGGCGACGGTCTCtctccacttcttcttcttcttcttctctccttctctcctcTGCTTCGTGCTTCTCTCCGGCGTGTCTTTCGCGGCGGACCCTTTCGTCTCCTACGACTTCAAAGTCTCCTACCTCACAGCTTCCCCTCTCGGCGTTCCTCAACAGGTTTGGCTTGAGACTTCTGCACTTTACTTTCTCCCCCCCCCCGGAAATCTCGGATTCGGTGTCTTAATAACGTTCTCGCTGTcaatcgagagagagagatcttcaGTGTCTTTTAGCGAGTGATGGGTTTTGTTAAAGGAAGTCGCTTTTAGTTGATCTAAAAGGCTAAACTTTTACCATAGAATCTCAAAGATTGTGACTTTACATGGGTTTAGGTGTTTTTCAGTTAAATGGTTACTGTAGGagatatatataaagtttgcAACTTTAGTTTGGTGCTAACTTCGTATATACTACATGAGTTTCTTCAGGTGATAGCTGTCAATGGGCAGTTTCCAGGGCCTCTGCTTAATGCTACCACCAACTACAATGTTGTTGTTAGAGTCTTCAATAATTTGGATGAGTCTCTTCTCTTGACTTGGTTAGTCGTCCAAACTGCtttcctttctcttttttttttcttaccaaCTTATCATCACATCACTACTAATATATGCTGCTTCCTTGTGTTTCTTCTTGTTGGAATAGGTCTGGCATCCAAATGCGGCGTAACTCGTGGCAAGACGGTGTTCTTGGCACAAACTGCCCAATCCCTGCGGGATGGAACTTTACTTACCAGTTTCAAGTCAAGGATCAAATTGGGAGCTTCTTCTACTCTCCCTCCCTCAACTTTCAGAGAGCCTCTGGTGGTTTTGGTCCTGTTGTGGTTAATAACAGGAACATTATTCCTATCCCTTTCCCTCAGCCTGACGGCGAGATCATCTTCATGATTGGCGATTGGTACACTCAGGACCATAAAGTATGTGTAaccaaatcatcatcatcactttggtctttttgtctttgtttatttaatctttatatataccTTTGCCTTTTCTTCAGGCACTAAGGAGAATACTTGACTCTGGGAAAGAACTTGGGATGCCGGATGGAGTCCTCATCAATGGGAAGGGTCCTTACAAGTACAACAGTAGTGTGCCTGATGGAATTGATTACTTGACCGCTCATGTTGAACCAGGTACTACGTTGGGATGTTGACGACTCTCATCACACATATGACTCTTTCCCTTTGCCTGCGTTGTGTTCTCAATGGTTTGTGTTGTATTTTTGCAGGGAAGACATACAGAATCCGTGTTCACAATGTTGGGATCTCTACAAGCCTGAACTTCAGGATTCAGAACCACAACTTGCTTCTGGTGGAAACCGACGGTCACTACACCTCACAGACAAACTTCACCGATTTCGATATTCACGTAGGACAGTCGTATTCGTTCTTGGTGACCATGGACCAAAACGCCACAAGTGACTACTACATTGTGGCAAGTGCTAGATTTGTGAATGAAACCGTGTGGCAAAGAGTCACTGGTGTCGCCATTCTCCATTACTCTAACTCCAATGGCCCTGCTTCTGGTCCTCTACCTGTTCCAAAAACAGATGTTTCTGCTCCGTGGTCAGCAATGACCCAGCCAAGGGCCATTAGGTGCATTTAAATATGTTCCCTTGGTTATTTCTACATCTTGATTTTTGGTCCAACGAGTCTTGACTCTTTTTTCATATGCAGGCAAAACACATCTGCTAGTGGAGCTCGTCCGAATCCTCAGGGATCATTTCACTACGGTCAAATAAACATCACCAACACATACATCTTGAGAAGTTTGCCTCCAACAACGATCAACGGGTCACTTCGTGCTACGCTTAACGGGATTTCGTTTGTGAATCCAAGAACTCCAGTGAGGCTTGCGGATCACTATAAAGTGAAAGGAGCTTATAAGCTGGATTTTCCTGACAGGCCTTTTGATAGACCTCCTCGTTTGGACACATCTTTGATCAACGCAACGTACAAGGGCTTTATACAAGTTGTTTTCCAGAACAATGACACCAAGATGCAGAGCTTCCATGTTGATGGCTATACATTTTTCGTCGTTGGGTAAGAGAAACCATGACACCTTTgtcatatattctttttttttctactttggTGTTGATGTACCATGTTATTATCCAGGATGGATTTTGGTGTTTGGTCTGAAGACAAAAAGGGTTCATATAACAACTACGATGCCATCTCAAGAAGCACAATAGAGGTTCATACATGGCAGCATCACTCACATTACATCACTCTAATCTGCAAGTTCTCATAAtcattgttgtttttttttgttttacttgtAACTTAGGTTTACCCAGGGGGATGGACGGCTGGACTTATCTCCCTTGATAATGTGGGAGTGTGGAACATCAGAGTAGAGAATCTTGACAGATGGTATCTTGGTGAAGAAACTTACATGCGGATCATAAACCCTGAAGAGAATGGCCAGACAGAGATGGATCCCCCTGACAATGTCCTTTACTGTGGTGCTCTTGGGAACATGCAGAAGTAAGCATCTGAAACTTTGCTATCCTTCTTTCTCTCACTCTTTTTCTCTACAGTATGATATAGAATCTTAAAACACTCTCCTTCATGGAATGATTGTTGCAGGAAGCAACACCATTCAGCTGCaacatctattatattaaatggACACTTGAAGCTAATGTTTAGCATGCTAATGGCATTGGTTTTCATCTTTTGTTGAGCCTTTTACATCTTTGGAGGGAAGTTCTCCGATCTTTGTTACTAGCTCGGCTGTAGATCGTAGTAGATGTTAAACATTGGATTATTTTAGTGATTTTCAGATTAATTTATCATCATATTCCATAGATTTGCCTTTCCATGGATTATGTTATGTCTTGGTCTTTGTCACACCACTCTCTAAATTGTAATGAAAAAAGTTGTggttttctttgttgttgttgtcgtcTTCTAAACCATCCACATCCTTCATGTCTCTTGATTTGTTATTCAGTCAGCGTTGTGGAATGCTTCCAAAACTTTATTTAGTAAAAGCTCCGACTTGTTGTTTGTgtacttttgaattttgaatcaGATGACAAGTACACTCGTTTGTCGATACTAACGGATATATGTGTGACATTTGGCTGTCTTTTGGTATCCTGTATGATTTGTTTGATTACATGCTCTAGTCCTTAAACTTAAACCGTAGCTATATCGATTGCTAATATTACTAAAccatttaaattttcttttgacatgataaattagaaattaagaaaattgataaagtaaaaaaacatCTCTCGAACTACGAAAGTATGTTAAAAAAACTAATGACAGGAGCCCAAATAGAACTTTAGTTTAACTAATACacaaaaaatctttaaaagaaaattaaagcaTTTTGCTTCATTTTTTTAAGGTAAGCTGAAAATCCAGCAAATAAACACCTGTGTATAAGTAGTTATGCATGGGAGATTAATTTGAATATAAGTTCCCTATAATGTACATACCATGATACGTTGATCTGTCTTTCTTAATAATTACGGAGGAGACATTATTAGTACTATATCAtgattaaaaaacaaaataaaatgatgttTCTCCGAATAAAGAGATCTGGTCCATGTTCATATTACATGGACATCATGCTACATCACGTGCCACCTTGCTTAAACACCGGAATGAAGTTTGTATTCATgttctaattttattttgagacCAAGAGAAAAGCTCCTTGATTGTTTGGTATAATTTGAGGCACCAAGGTTGTGCAAAATTTGAAAgccagtttacaaaaaaaaaagtttgtgcAAATTATTATAAACAGATAGGTAGAGAcggtcatgttttttttttttttttttgttgcaaatgttaaaatatataccaAAGCTTTTCTGTTTTACAAGATTTGTGGTAAACCACTTATTACAAGAGACAACACAGAGAGATTACAAAGAATACAGAGCAAGAGGAAGAGAACAATGGAGTCACAAACCGGAGGGGAGAAGGGAGAGATACACTTGGAACAGAGAGGAGACAGCAGTAGGTGGTTGACGGTCATGTTATTTGAACACAGCCATCTTTTGAAGTTACGATAGCTTCTTACGATCGTTTACACTTTACAGCAGTGTATATCATTGACTGAAAACGCTACTAACTTACATAAGTGGTTAATGATTCGGAAGAAATGGAACAAACAGAATGAGATGTCACATGGTTTACATGTATTTATGTCATACTATTATATTGTCTTATACTAGTATGTTTACCGTTCAAAACCGAAATATATAGCTCTAccgttgtttttcttttttcaaatttgaaaaattctACATATACTATTGTATGGTTGATTAAAATAACTTTATTACATTTAAACTAGAAGTCTAGATCCAATCATTCCCTTAATAATTGATGAGATGAAATTAATAATATAGTATATCTTGTGTATTagatcaacatatatatatacacacaaactGCATAGTTTCACAATTCGCCAAAAAGTTTGCATCTCTGTTCTCTCTCAAACCCCAAGTTAAGAAGAACATAACCCTTAAAGTAACAAACATGTTGCGTCTAGTCATACTCTCTCTAACTCTCATTGCTCTCATTAACTCATCAAACATCCCATGTACAACAGCTACCCCACCAGCCAAATACCAAAACTACAAAACATATGTAAAAACAGCATGCAACTCAACAACATACCCTACAATGTGCTACAGCTCATTGTCCTCCTACTCTTCAACCATCAAATCCGACCCAATCAAACTCTGCATAACATCGCTCAACATCAACCTCAAATCCGCCAAAAAAGCCTCGTCCGTCGTCTCTAGCCTTCTCAAAAAGGCCAAATCCACTTCCAGCCCTGAGGTTCCAATCCTCAAGGACTGCTTGGAGGAGATGAAGGACACTGTCGACGAGCTCAAGCAAGCGACAGCCGAGATGAAGAACCTCAGCGGAGGAGGAATCTCAAAGGAGGAGCATCTAAGGAACGTGAAAACGTGGGTGAGTTCGGCGTTGACAGACGAGAGCACGTGCACGGATGagttagaggaaggagaagtgaATGCGGACAcgaagaagaaggtgaagaagacTGTTTCTGAGCTTTCATGGACTACAAGCAATACTTTGGCCCTGATGACTAATTACCTAGGTTACTGAAATTAACCATTACATTCACCTCTTATCTTTGCATGTGCATGTTTacgttttcttttctttttttgtttgcttgttAAAGGTGAACGtttcgttttgttttctttatgtCATGATTAGTGTTCATATGAATTCCAAGTTTTCACACTGCCCAACGTTTTATAATTACTTCGACAGTCAAAATGTGCATTCGAACTTATACTTCATGCGTGTGTTCACATGGTAATCTCAAACCGTAGATGTTGTTAATTCGTTATGAATGACTGACAAtcataacataaaataatagcaTGTAACCGAACAAATAATGAACAAATACACGGTGGGCTTTTTAGGTAATggctttgtattttttttttttgaaagaatgttaaatttattcaaataaaaaagagCTTATTTGCTTAATAATCAAAATCATAATGGAAATTAAGTGAATGACATTGATGTTgacataattaaaaaactatcaTTTGTGTTTCATATTATCCGGTTATACTTTCTGCATGTGCAAGTTGCCAGtaccaaaagaagaaaaagatgatacGATGGTTTATGAAGTCaatccatttttttcttttatttctttttttttttgcttaaactcCTTTGTGTTATTGGAGATGAtgtagtaaaataatatatggtaaATTAAACACATACTTATGatgttaacaaaataaaatgtgCCCAATATTTATTGTACACTATTCATACTTCACACAGTCAAACCAGAATGTTTTATTCcatataaacaaaatagtatataagaGTGAGTTAGTGAAACCCCCACCCAGatgataacactaaaccctaacctgGAAATATCAACACACATCCGAGATATAAACAGTTTTCTccgttttcaaataatgacattcaccaggttcataatactatactacataGTAAATATAGTATACTACTTTTAGAGGTACGAGGAACTAAACTTTAGTTCTCATTCAATAATTCAGAGGACTTTAGTAGCAAGGTTATATGGATGTTGTACTAATATATTATTGAATAGAATAAACTGACATTACGACATAGATGAGTTCATATCACTAATACAAGTAATAGAGTAATGAGGGTGAGTTAGTAAAACCCTCACCCAGatgataacactaaaccctaacttGGAAATGTCAACATAAACCTGAGATATAAATAGTTTTCCccgttttcaaataatgacattcaccaggttcatactatactacatggtgcatatagtataatatttttaaagtgtacGGGCTCGTTCAATAATTCAGGATGAGTAAGTGAAACTCAACTTagatgataaaactataccctaacccgAAAATGTCAATCCacatccaaaatataaacaatttccCTCTGCTGAGTAATATTGACAGTAACCAGATTATTACATGTTTATGAAAtagtatagaaatatgtcacgaATAATATGGTACCCTTGCATAAATAACTATACTAAAGAatatatagtatactatttCGTTGACTGAATATAGTATAGACGACGAGTTCATCTTctttaattcttcttttttcaaacGTGCTGATACACCTCCACTTTGTTCACCATCGTTATTTTTCACCACCATGTAAATATCATCTTTGtctcatttcttttttttccaacaCAACGATTCTTCTACCGGTCCGTCGTCGTTATTTTTCACTATTGGAacactaaaacaaaaacaaaaacagagtaaaaacaGAAACAGTAACTGTAACAGagaataaaaacagaaacataaacacaatataaaaataaaaacagaaacagagtataggcaaaaacaaaaacagagtaaaaagtATGATGTCACCTCATTCTCTACGGtgccatcttctcctccaaATTCAATGTCATAAGTCATGAATCTTTGTTTTTTACTTGCTTTGAAATAAAGTGGTGTGTGTTTGTACGtaccaagaagaaacaaagatttggtgaaaaaaaagaagaagaagaaaagagatgtgTATCAATAATAGCCACAATTTAtcatattgtttatttaatatttattttaatatatatttcttagcAGGTTACACATGTCACCACTAAGGTGTAATATggctattttttatattatggaACTGGTATATAGATGATTTAGAGATTTTAGCTATGAGGTGAATTAACATTTATTTGATGGTTGTACAATCCAATTCCCCAATAAAAAAGGTTTTTGTACAACTAGTGCATCTTTAGTTTAAACAAGAGTGATATCTTTTAACCCAAAAACAGTGGTTAAGCTCGCCTAATCTCTAGTCGAAAACCAAACCGCCATTGTGTTGTTGAAAACTGTTCCTCCTCTTCCACGCAGTGAACTGATTCGGTTTCTTAGCTGCTTGTCGATGAATTTGGTAATAATAATGCTCGGGGAACGTAATGGTTCCAGTTGGGCCATTTTCGATGAACTTGGTAATGGCTTTGTATTTCATATCCCATGTTATTATTTAGGCAAATATATATGGATCGATCAACATGTCAGAAGGATTCGTAACGGTTCCAGTTGGGCCATTTTCTTATCAACAAACATGAATTTAAACTTAGGGGCCAAaactaaactatttaaaatgaaagaaattACAGacaaagaaaaactagaaaCCCTATCTAGAATAACTGTGTGTGACATCTTGATCAACTTGGAGCTGTCCGTCTCATAATCGCGACAAAACATGCGCTCTTCATATCCCTTAAACTTTTTCATAAATCTTTGTCCTTAAACttctataaaataatcaaaatatagtaTCAAATTTCAGTAATTCCTGGTTAAAGAAAAGGTTGTTTAAGGATTGTTGAGGATATTGTTGGGTTAAACCCACGAGCCTTTCAGGCCTATCAGAGATTCAGCCCTACTTATATGAGTTCTATCACTAACTCGAATGTGCCATCCATTAGAAACAAAATGTCTTCACATCGATAGTTGAAAAGGATCCTAAACAATATGATAGATGAGTCGCGATTTTTATCACCAATTGGATTGGGTCCCCCTACCATACCACAAGACTATCTGAGTTCACAGGTTTACTTGCATGTACTTTTTCTTGAATCGAGATTTTTGTGGTGTTCAGTCTACCGCTCTATGGGTACAATATCGAAAAATGCATTAAATGGATGCATTGAGTCTGATTTGGAAACTCATCTAATTTAACATAGTATGAGAGTCCAATCTACATAATCCAGACCGATTCACACCGATCTTGCTGAAATTTAGCCCATCGATTATTGTCTAAACATTTTGAAATTGACGTTCAAAAAATCATTGTCTCGAGGAGGTGTATTAGACACAAAGTATttcacatcggtagttggaatgGATCGaagcaatatataagatatattaaCCACTATTCTTATCAccaatcaatactattaattttgcagcatgacctattgatatttAGTTGTGTCCAACTCAAAATTTCAACAATACATAATCATGATACCTTTTTAATATAACTGCAATAATTAATGTAATTGACTAATATAACTGCTTAATAATCATCGTCCACTTTTTGTAACTGCATAAAAAATCCACCATTCTCTATTGCCTAATAATCTTTAATATAACTGcaacaattaataatattgcATAATATAACTGCTTAACAATCATCACCCACTTTTGTAACTCCATCAAAAATCCTAATAATCAACATTTCAacaatcaaattattatttgtttcctAATATGATTAGACCACTGGATGATATATAATCATAATTGTTTTTCAATACAAATCCATACATATTTGATTcttaatgaaaattttacaGCATAACTTCAGACTTATCATTTGGTCAATAGATTAACTGAGATCTTGACAAGAGCCAAGTGAATTTAAACTGTTCTGGTTTCAAAGGAAATTTTAAGGCCcatacaaatatacaaataatcgAGACCAATATCAAATCCAACTTACACTAAAAACcgaataaatttttgaaaaaatgttataaaataaaatttaatattctgttaaatatatatatatatatatatatgtaaataggttatttaaaaaatataaaattataataaaagatatacccgtaaaaattaaaatacacacaaatataaaaattatattaaaaaaataaaacaaaacatatacccgccctcGAAAGGGCGGATCAATATGTAGTTAGTTTTAAATTGAAAGTCCATCTAATTTTACACTATCAAAAATGGCATGAAAAAGGATTAAACACACAAGATTGAAAAACACTCTGCATGGCTTACAATGCtataaatttcattaataaaaatcaacagCTTAAAACTTTGCAAGCTCGTAGATGATATAACAATGTGGCAAGCTAAATTGATATGACtcagaaccaaaccaaacacacATTTcttgaaaacagaaaaaatccaaatccaaatccaagaccaagagtaAAACACTCAGTCCCCGAAGACCAAACCCGTTATATATTGAAATGGTCAAAAAATAGTTGGTAAGTAGTAATGTAATTggttaaaaccctaaaaaagTTCCCATCACTTCGATAGGCCTTCTGAATTAGGTTATATCCTCTCTTTGCCTTGACCCAAAATTGCTTCtaagttgttgtttttgttagtttatatattgaaatgctatatatatatatatatatatatatatatatatatatatatatataaactacgTGCAAATTTCAGCAAATAAAcacttatatataagttatatgcAGGGGAGATCAATTTCAATATCAAATCCATATAGGCTATAATATACATATGTACATGATACGTTGATCTGTCTTTCTTAATAATTACACAAGAATTTCTCTAAATACAAtgtcaaacaaacaaaataaacaaaacaaaataagtgATGTTTCTCCGAGTTAAGAGATCTGGTCCGATTTAAGAGATGATTAATACTAtgtcaaacaaacaaaataagtGATGATTAATACTATGTCAAACATCACGTGCCACCTTGCTTAAACTACGGGATGAAGTTTGTAttcattttctaattttattttgacatCAAGAGAAAAGCTTCTTGATTGTTTTGTATAGTTTGAGATGCTAAGGTTTATGAACACAGTTATGCAgccatatatgtatatatgatatACGTTTTACAAGTTATGCTGTTATGAGCTTACAAAAAGTTATGCTGTTATGACAGTTTCTAATGATTGTTTACACTTAACAACATAATGATTTGATTGGAGATGATACTAACATATACAAGTGGCTACTAATCCGGAAGAAATGCAAACATTGCAGAATAAGATGTCGCATGCTTTAAATGTACTTTGGATATCTCATAATCTTTCCGTGTTTCATGTTAGATGATATTTTGacattatatacatattttaataaaattattttaaatatatataatttgagttCTACCCTTTTTTCCAAAGATGAAAATATGTATACTTGCTATTGTATGGTTATTTCTAAAAggattttattaaatgtttaacaaaattattttaaatatactttaCGAAAACTTCATTGATCCAATgatttaactaaatatttattaatacttttacataaaaaaaaatctgaattctAATTTCCAGCAAAGAAGAATTATACAGAATATTAGAAAAATGCTTATCAAAGATCTTAGGcataacacaaaaaaatatcGGTAAACATGAATTTTCATAAAACAGGTAAAAGTGTCGGATGTAATATCGTCTATATAATGTTTTTCGTAGTTCGTAACATcataattgacaaaaaaaaattgaaaaaagcaCAATAATTtggtaattttttcttttacatattcAGAATAAAAGTGTAGATCCCCTTAACAATTGAGATACAACTAATACTCAACCATGTGTTGTGTAcgagattaatatatatatatatatatacatacacatactCCATAATTTCACAATTCGCCAAATAGTTTGCATTTCTATTCTCTCTCAAACCaggttaagaaaaaaaaagaaatcccTAATTAACAAAACATGTTGCGTTTCGTGATACTCTCCCTAGCTCTCATTGCTCTCATCAACTCATCAAACATCCCGAGAACAACAGCAACCCCACCAGGCATAGCCCCAAACGACAAAACGTTCGTTCAAACCGCATGTGACTCAACACCATACCCTACAATGTGCTACAAGACATTGTCCCCCTACTCTTCAACCATCAAATCCGACCCCATCAAACTCTGCTTAACATCGCTCAGCGCCAACCTCAAATCCGCCAAAACTGTCTCGTCCATCGCCTCTAGCCTTCTCAAAAAGGTAGCCTCCACCCATGACGTTCCGAATAAATTCAAGGACTGCCTGAAGCAGATGAAGGATACCGCCGAGGGGCTCAAGCACGTGATCGCCGGAATCATGAACAGTAAAAATACAAAAGCGGAGATGAAAAGGATGTTGGATACGTGGGCAAGCTCGGCAGGGTCCACGTGTATGGACAAGTTCAAGGAAGTGAAACTGAATGCGGAGATAAAGAAGCTGAAGCAGGCTGTATCTGAGCTTTCAATGACTACAACCAATACTTTGGCCCTTATCACCAGGTACCTACGTTTTTGaattaatcattatatattcaTCTCATTTCTTTGCATGTGCATGTGTACGTTTTTTGTAtgcttgtttgtttgtttgtttgtttgttaaaattgtacgttttcttttctttatgtcataattaataaattccAAGTTTCCACAAGTGTATAACGTTTCAGAATTACTTGACAACCACAATGTGCATTTGAAGTTGAAGTACCATACTTTCCAAGAATATTAATAAGTTCTGtatatgttttggatttttttcgTACTTCATTCATGTGTTCACACTCAAACCGTAGACATCGTTACGGtaatcataaatactaaaggTAACAGAACGATATATGGTCGGTCGACTTTCATTTGGACAATGCCTTCAGAATAAGAAACGAGAAAGAGGCATATATTTTTTCCAAATAATATTTGTACCGCGAGGCTTGAGTACA contains these protein-coding regions:
- the LOC108817934 gene encoding monocopper oxidase-like protein SKS1, encoding MATVSLHFFFFFFSPSLLCFVLLSGVSFAADPFVSYDFKVSYLTASPLGVPQQVIAVNGQFPGPLLNATTNYNVVVRVFNNLDESLLLTWSGIQMRRNSWQDGVLGTNCPIPAGWNFTYQFQVKDQIGSFFYSPSLNFQRASGGFGPVVVNNRNIIPIPFPQPDGEIIFMIGDWYTQDHKALRRILDSGKELGMPDGVLINGKGPYKYNSSVPDGIDYLTAHVEPGKTYRIRVHNVGISTSLNFRIQNHNLLLVETDGHYTSQTNFTDFDIHVGQSYSFLVTMDQNATSDYYIVASARFVNETVWQRVTGVAILHYSNSNGPASGPLPVPKTDVSAPWSAMTQPRAIRQNTSASGARPNPQGSFHYGQINITNTYILRSLPPTTINGSLRATLNGISFVNPRTPVRLADHYKVKGAYKLDFPDRPFDRPPRLDTSLINATYKGFIQVVFQNNDTKMQSFHVDGYTFFVVGMDFGVWSEDKKGSYNNYDAISRSTIEVYPGGWTAGLISLDNVGVWNIRVENLDRWYLGEETYMRIINPEENGQTEMDPPDNVLYCGALGNMQKKQHHSAATSIILNGHLKLMFSMLMALVFIFC
- the LOC108841514 gene encoding pectinesterase inhibitor 4-like, with amino-acid sequence MLRLVILSLTLIALINSSNIPCTTATPPAKYQNYKTYVKTACNSTTYPTMCYSSLSSYSSTIKSDPIKLCITSLNINLKSAKKASSVVSSLLKKAKSTSSPEVPILKDCLEEMKDTVDELKQATAEMKNLSGGGISKEEHLRNVKTWVSSALTDESTCTDELEEGEVNADTKKKVKKTVSELSWTTSNTLALMTNYLGY
- the LOC108841334 gene encoding pectinesterase inhibitor 4-like, with amino-acid sequence MLRFVILSLALIALINSSNIPRTTATPPGIAPNDKTFVQTACDSTPYPTMCYKTLSPYSSTIKSDPIKLCLTSLSANLKSAKTVSSIASSLLKKVASTHDVPNKFKDCLKQMKDTAEGLKHVIAGIMNSKNTKAEMKRMLDTWASSAGSTCMDKFKEVKLNAEIKKLKQAVSELSMTTTNTLALITRYLRF